Proteins co-encoded in one Pan paniscus chromosome 23, NHGRI_mPanPan1-v2.0_pri, whole genome shotgun sequence genomic window:
- the GSC2 gene encoding homeobox protein goosecoid-2, which translates to MAAAAGGAASRRGAGRPCPFSIEHILSSLPERSPPARAACPPQPAGRQSPAKPEEPGAPEAAPCACCCCCGPRAAPCGPPEAAAGLGARLAWPLRLGPAVPLSLGAPAGGSGALPGAVGPGSQRRTRRHRTIFSEEQLQALEALFVQNQYPDVSTRERLAGRIRLREERVEVWFKNRRAKWRHQKRTSASARLLPGVKKSPKGSC; encoded by the exons atggcggcagcggCTGGGGGCGCGGCGAGCCGCCGGGGTGCCGGGCGGCCCTGCCCCTTCTCCATCGAgcacatcctctccagcctgCCCGAGCGGAGCCCCCCGGCCCGGGCCGCCTGCCCACCGCAGCCTGCCGGTCGCCAGAGCCCCGCGAAGCCAGAGGAGCCCGGGGCGCCCGAGGCTGCGCCCTgcgcctgctgctgctgctgcggcCCCCGCGCGGCGCCCTGCGGGCCCCCAGAGGCGGCCGCCGGGCTGG GCGCTCGTCTGGCGTGGCCGCTGAGGCTGGGACCGGCGGTGCCCTTGTCTCTGGGTGCGCCAGCCGGAGGTTCCGGGGCGCTCCCAGGCGCGGTCGGCCCGGGTTCGCAGCGGCGCACGAGGCGCCACCGCACCATCTTCAGCGAAGAGCAGCTGCAGGCGCTCGAGGCGCTTTTCGTGCAGAACCAGTATCCTGACGTGAGTACGCGCGAGCGCCTGGCCGGCCGCATCCGCCTTCGCGAGGAGCGCGTGGAG GTCTGGTTCAAGAACCGCCGGGCCAAATGGCGACACCAGAAGCGCACGTCGGCTTCCGCGAGGCTCCTGCCCGGCGTCAAGAAGTCCCCCAAGGGGAGCTGCTGA